Within the Oryzias melastigma strain HK-1 linkage group LG8, ASM292280v2, whole genome shotgun sequence genome, the region TTGCCTTTCGGTGTCATGATCGAACTGGGGGCGAGCTCCAAAAGCAGGCATGATCCACAGCTGCGAAAGACAGACAAAAAGACTTAGTAAttcttaaaactaaatttatgacAGTAGGAGAAAAAATACTTACAATGATGTTCCCCAGCAGCAAAAACATGCAGACCTCTCTCAACACTCGACGTTTCCAGattagtttgtgtttgtgctcaCTTGTACTGCCATAGTTTGGAGATGCTGGGACTGGATTTGGTTTTGCAGCCGTTCCCCCCTTCTCAAGGGTGTTCACATTTGGTTTTTCCAGCCTGCCATCTTCTGCTCCCTCGAAACTAGCTTCCTCCGATTTTTCGTTACAGTTGTTGTCCTCTTTTCTCAGCTCCAGTACGTATGGATTTTCGACTACAGTGATAGGCTCCTCCACCTCATGGAAGGGCTCTCGATGAAGACCTTCAATGATGAAGAAGTTCTGCAAGCCCAGCTGGAGCACCATCAGTATACCCCAGGCCAGGTTGAGCCTGTTCAGGTGTCCTTGGGCCCCGGTGGCAATCGTAGCGATGATGGAGAAGTAGCTGATGATGAACTGCCCCATAGAGGCCCCCACTAGCAGTCCCACATCCAGGCTGCGGGTGGGGTTTTTCTCTGACACGTGCTCCCTGTGGTCCACCTTAAAGATGGCACACCCGATCACAGTGGAAACCGACATCATGGACACTATGACGATATTCATGATGAAGTGCATCATCACAGCGTGGTCATTGATGTCATCATCATCGGACCTGTACGTTTTCATTTCAATCTCATACACAATGAATGTAGCCAGGCCTGCGATCACGAGAAGGATTCCCACGACGGGGCCGATAAAGATGTCTTTGAGGGTGAATTTGAAGTGGTGCTTGCTGTGTTCGGATGCCACCCGCCCCACGTTCTTCCACATGACGAAAGACATGGCAGAGGCGAAGAGGCTGTACTCGATATTGAAAGGGTAAAGATAGTAATAGGCCTCCTTGAAGACTCCACATGACGTGTGGCTGCATTTACACGAGTCGTCTCCATAACCAGCTGTAGGAGGACAAGAAGATCAATTATTGATTCCTCACAGACTACAATGATGGGTGTTGTGTCTGCTTCAATCACCTTTGCTGATGTACATGCTTCTGGCTGACATTCTTGTGACATTATCTTCATAGTCGGGAAGAACCGTTTGGTGAAGGGACTCTTCTGTGACTGCTGTCATCCATAAAACTAGATTTGTGGAAAGCGTGAGCATCAGGCCACAGCTAAAAcatcagagagagaaaaaagaaaaaaaacaatcatgttaaaattggatttcaatcaaaaactgcttttaaaaatgacatttcaaagcAACTCCAAgccatttatttaaagtttttagcctcCAATTCTAATGCAAAAAGCCACTTATTTTCTTCTTGAAATTGGCTGTGGATTCTAAGAAGACTGCTCAGCAGTGGCGGAAGTATGTGGCTGCACCGTTATAAGTTTACCATCAATTATCTGGGTAGCGCTCAATTACTcaagagagaaataaaaaaaaaaaaaaaaaaaggaggaacacCTACCATGAAATGTTCTTTTGGAGCTGAACGCAGTCTTTCGAGTGGATCCGCAAGAAGTATGTCTGCAAGTTGAATCGACAATGATGTTATTGTTCTGCAGCCGGATTAAATGAATCACTcaggaatttcttttttttcctcttttttaggGGGGTCTCATTATTACCTGCACGATAACAAAGACAAGTTGTACCACCGGGAAGGCTACTTTAACAGCTGAATCACAGTGAAGGTATCCCACATAACTAGCAATCTTGAAAATGTCCATAATGATACTGAGGATCCCAAAAAGCACAAGTCCACCTAAAGAAAAAAcgtttaatttaaacaaatatttaactataaaatatacatttttttagatgaattttGTTTACCTCTGAGCCATATGGGTCCAGCATGCTCATCCTTGTAGATAACAGCGTTTTCTGTCCTGCGCATGTAGATGGTGTAGTAGATCATCCAGAtggaggtgaggaggaggaggatgatgagATAAACTTGCAGATCTGAGGTGCTGATTTTAACATGAGCTGAAGCGCTGCCACTGACTAAGGCACATCCCAGGATGAGAATGTTCAGACAGAGAAACGCAGACAGCATCCATCCCCAGCTCCGACCCCGGTCCCGACCAACTTCAGAGGAGACGTTCAGCTCGGGTTCGCTCGCAGCTTGACCTGCAGCATTTATGTTGTTGGAGAGGTGCGCCTCCTCCATATCTCTGTCTTTGGCTGTCATCTTGCAGGGTTCACACAGATTGCCGCTGGCCAAACATTCGCATGGGTATCCGGGGTTGAAACACATGCCTCCTCTC harbors:
- the otop2 gene encoding proton channel OTOP2 yields the protein MCFNPGYPCECLASGNLCEPCKMTAKDRDMEEAHLSNNINAAGQAASEPELNVSSEVGRDRGRSWGWMLSAFLCLNILILGCALVSGSASAHVKISTSDLQVYLIILLLLTSIWMIYYTIYMRRTENAVIYKDEHAGPIWLRGGLVLFGILSIIMDIFKIASYVGYLHCDSAVKVAFPVVQLVFVIVQTYFLRIHSKDCVQLQKNISCCGLMLTLSTNLVLWMTAVTEESLHQTVLPDYEDNVTRMSARSMYISKAGYGDDSCKCSHTSCGVFKEAYYYLYPFNIEYSLFASAMSFVMWKNVGRVASEHSKHHFKFTLKDIFIGPVVGILLVIAGLATFIVYEIEMKTYRSDDDDINDHAVMMHFIMNIVIVSMMSVSTVIGCAIFKVDHREHVSEKNPTRSLDVGLLVGASMGQFIISYFSIIATIATGAQGHLNRLNLAWGILMVLQLGLQNFFIIEGLHREPFHEVEEPITVVENPYVLELRKEDNNCNEKSEEASFEGAEDGRLEKPNVNTLEKGGTAAKPNPVPASPNYGSTSEHKHKLIWKRRVLREVCMFLLLGNIILWIMPAFGARPQFDHDTERQFYDFNMWAAIVNVGLPFGIFYRMHSVASLFEVFLNS